One segment of Papaver somniferum cultivar HN1 unplaced genomic scaffold, ASM357369v1 unplaced-scaffold_81, whole genome shotgun sequence DNA contains the following:
- the LOC113345557 gene encoding uncharacterized protein LOC113345557 isoform X2 yields the protein MEDMGINHRTVDVNGIKMHVAEKGQGPVVLLVHGFPSLWYSWRHKILALAASGYRAIAPDLRGYGDTDAPTSAQSYTCFHIVGDLVALIDTLGQEKVFVVGHDWGAIMSWYLCLFRPDRVEALVNLSFAFSPRSPLHRPIETLRAIYGDDYYIIRFQEPGEMEREFARVGTETVLRKFLSYHSPAPVKIPRDKGFVPEGPITLPSWLSIEDIHYYTDKYEKTGFTGGINYYRNLNVWELTAPWTGGQVKVPVKFIVGDQDLSYHIPGVKEYVQSGLMKNDVPFLQEVVVLKGVGHFIMEERADEISGHIINYLKKFKKCAGLSNPVGSCSLL from the exons ATGGAGGATATGGGGATAAACCACAGAACAGTTGATGTAAATGGAATAAAGATGCATGTAGCAGAAAAAGGGCAAGGTCCAGTAGTACTACTAGTTCATGGATTTCCATCACTTTGGTATTCATGGAGACACAAAATTCTCGCTTTAGCTGCTTCTGGTTACAGAGCTATAGCTCCTGATTTACGCGGTTACGGCGATACTGATGCACCTACTTCTGCACAGTCTTATACATGTTTCCACATAGTTGGTGATCTTGTTGCCCTCATTGACACCCTGGGTCAAGAAAAG GTGTTTGTAGTAGGACATGATTGGGGTGCCATTATGAGTTGGTACCTTTGCTTGTTTAGGCCAGACAGGGTTGAGGCGCTGGTGAACCTAAGTTTCGCTTTTAGTCCTCGAAGCCCTTTGCATAGACCAATTGAAACTTTACGAGCTATCTATGGTGATGACTACTATATAATCCGTTTTCAG GAGCCTGGAGAGATGGAAAGAGAATTCGCACGTGTTGGCACTGAAACTGTCCTTAGGAAATTTCTAAGCTACCATAGTCCAGCTCCTGTTAAGATACCTAGAGACAAAGGGTTCGTACCTGAAGGTCCAATTACCTTGCCTTCATGGTTATCCATAGAAGACATTCACTACTACACTGATAAATACGAAAAGACAGGCTTCACTGGAGGAATTAACTATTACAGAAATCTGAATGTGT GGGAACTGACTGCACCATGGACAGGAGGACAAGTAAAAGTACCAGTTAAGTTTATTGTGGGAGACCAGGATCTAAGCTATCATATTCCAGGTGTGAAGGAATATGTACAGAGTGGTTTAATGAAAAATGACGTACCATTTCTGCAAGAGGTAGTCGTACTTAAAGGAGTTGGTCATTTCATAATGGAAGAACGAGCAGATGAAATCAGCGGCCATATTATCAATTACTTGAAGAAGTTCAAAAAATGTGCAGGTCTGTCTAATCCAGTAGGCTCCTGTTCTCTATTATGA
- the LOC113345557 gene encoding uncharacterized protein LOC113345557 isoform X1 produces MEDMGINHRTVDVNGIKMHVAEKGQGPVVLLVHGFPSLWYSWRHKILALAASGYRAIAPDLRGYGDTDAPTSAQSYTCFHIVGDLVALIDTLGQEKVFVVGHDWGAIMSWYLCLFRPDRVEALVNLSFAFSPRSPLHRPIETLRAIYGDDYYIIRFQEPGEMEREFARVGTETVLRKFLSYHSPAPVKIPRDKGFVPEGPITLPSWLSIEDIHYYTDKYEKTGFTGGINYYRNLNVNGN; encoded by the exons ATGGAGGATATGGGGATAAACCACAGAACAGTTGATGTAAATGGAATAAAGATGCATGTAGCAGAAAAAGGGCAAGGTCCAGTAGTACTACTAGTTCATGGATTTCCATCACTTTGGTATTCATGGAGACACAAAATTCTCGCTTTAGCTGCTTCTGGTTACAGAGCTATAGCTCCTGATTTACGCGGTTACGGCGATACTGATGCACCTACTTCTGCACAGTCTTATACATGTTTCCACATAGTTGGTGATCTTGTTGCCCTCATTGACACCCTGGGTCAAGAAAAG GTGTTTGTAGTAGGACATGATTGGGGTGCCATTATGAGTTGGTACCTTTGCTTGTTTAGGCCAGACAGGGTTGAGGCGCTGGTGAACCTAAGTTTCGCTTTTAGTCCTCGAAGCCCTTTGCATAGACCAATTGAAACTTTACGAGCTATCTATGGTGATGACTACTATATAATCCGTTTTCAG GAGCCTGGAGAGATGGAAAGAGAATTCGCACGTGTTGGCACTGAAACTGTCCTTAGGAAATTTCTAAGCTACCATAGTCCAGCTCCTGTTAAGATACCTAGAGACAAAGGGTTCGTACCTGAAGGTCCAATTACCTTGCCTTCATGGTTATCCATAGAAGACATTCACTACTACACTGATAAATACGAAAAGACAGGCTTCACTGGAGGAATTAACTATTACAGAAATCTGAATGT AAACGGGAACTGA